One window of the Lysobacterales bacterium genome contains the following:
- a CDS encoding WYL domain-containing protein, with product MASPAASSLPYAQRERLRFVEATLMWEGQLQRARVSEVFGVAANHVTKDLREYETAYPNSLVFEPRRRAYVPGPRFKPRIASSDPGEYLALQLAYVHTGASVVTPWIGGGAGIPSVGVPVPAHGIHSPVLRAVLCALHQHEGVDVVYHSSTGAGASRRRVWPHALVHTGVRWHVRGYDAQTETFRQFSLGRMDSAQLVRAVCPVEVGEDADWITEVTLEVVPHSGLNNHQRAVVVRDFGMSETEHGPAWRVVLRRCLVGYFVQRYGLDAAKPQLPRHRIVLRDPQAVRSLLLPDQVA from the coding sequence ATGGCATCGCCAGCCGCCTCCAGCCTTCCCTATGCCCAGCGCGAACGCCTGCGCTTCGTCGAAGCGACATTGATGTGGGAGGGGCAACTGCAACGGGCGCGAGTCAGCGAGGTGTTCGGCGTGGCGGCGAACCATGTGACGAAGGATCTGCGGGAGTACGAAACGGCGTATCCGAACAGCCTGGTCTTTGAACCCCGACGTCGGGCGTACGTGCCGGGGCCGCGCTTTAAGCCTCGGATCGCCTCGTCAGACCCGGGCGAGTACCTCGCCCTGCAACTGGCCTATGTTCACACTGGTGCTTCCGTCGTCACGCCGTGGATTGGCGGCGGCGCAGGTATCCCGTCGGTCGGTGTGCCGGTTCCCGCACACGGCATTCACAGCCCGGTGCTGCGCGCTGTGCTTTGTGCCCTGCACCAGCACGAAGGGGTGGATGTGGTGTACCACTCGAGCACGGGCGCAGGTGCATCGCGTCGGCGCGTGTGGCCGCATGCGCTGGTTCACACAGGCGTGCGCTGGCATGTTCGGGGCTACGACGCGCAGACTGAGACGTTCCGACAGTTTTCTCTGGGCCGCATGGACTCGGCTCAACTCGTCCGTGCGGTATGCCCTGTGGAGGTTGGCGAGGACGCGGACTGGATCACTGAAGTGACCCTCGAAGTGGTCCCGCATTCAGGCTTGAACAACCATCAGCGGGCTGTCGTGGTCCGGGACTTCGGGATGTCCGAAACGGAGCACGGCCCGGCATGGAGGGTCGTACTCCGACGCTGTCTGGTCGGCTACTTTGTGCAACGCTACGGACTGGACGCGGCCAAGCCCCAGCTGCCGCGTCACAGGATCGTGCTCAGGGATCCGCAGGCGGTTCGGTCCCTGCTGTTGCCAGATCAAGTCGCCTGA
- a CDS encoding TCR/Tet family MFS transporter: MNQGASPPTSTQRRRAATVFIFVTLLIDVLSFGLIIPVLPHLIEEFLGGDVPRAAIWYGWFQVAFLGMQFIFMPIQGALSDRFGRRPVILISTIGLGLDYVVMAIASTLPILLVARMVAGMTSASLSAANAYIADVTPQARRAQAYGIVGIAFGLGLSIAPVVGGALGSVDMRLPFWVAAALCAANFCYGLLVLPESLPPENRSRTFVFAHANLLGSLRLLRRYPRVLGMIGVAALDALAHMAAPATFVLYAGYRFGWGPLMVGVTLTLSGVLQSIVQGFLVKPIVGAMGENRALIFSLGCGTLGLTLFALAPTGYWFWAVMPITALWGAARPALQSLLSGAVDAREQGRLQGTVTSISSLAGIVGAIVFPIVLAIVTASERHDVWAGATFFIAAAAAGVGLLLAYRVVRR, translated from the coding sequence ATGAACCAAGGCGCGTCGCCGCCAACAAGTACGCAGCGCAGGCGCGCGGCGACTGTATTCATCTTCGTCACGCTGTTGATCGATGTTCTCTCGTTCGGCCTTATTATTCCTGTACTCCCGCACCTTATCGAGGAATTCCTGGGAGGCGACGTGCCAAGGGCGGCGATCTGGTACGGCTGGTTCCAGGTGGCATTCCTCGGAATGCAGTTCATCTTTATGCCGATACAAGGCGCATTGTCGGATCGGTTCGGTCGGCGCCCTGTTATCCTGATTTCAACAATTGGGCTTGGCCTCGACTACGTGGTCATGGCAATTGCCAGTACATTGCCGATTCTGCTGGTCGCGAGAATGGTAGCTGGAATGACGTCGGCGAGTCTGTCTGCTGCAAATGCGTATATCGCGGACGTAACGCCTCAAGCGCGCAGAGCGCAGGCTTACGGCATCGTCGGAATCGCATTTGGCCTTGGCCTGTCGATAGCTCCGGTGGTTGGTGGAGCACTCGGCTCGGTGGACATGCGTCTGCCGTTCTGGGTGGCTGCCGCGTTATGCGCAGCGAACTTTTGTTATGGGTTGCTTGTTCTGCCAGAATCGCTCCCGCCAGAAAATCGCAGCCGTACATTTGTTTTTGCGCATGCCAATCTGCTTGGTTCCCTGCGCCTTCTGCGCCGCTATCCCCGAGTGCTAGGGATGATCGGTGTGGCAGCCCTTGACGCTCTGGCGCACATGGCTGCCCCCGCGACGTTCGTACTTTACGCAGGCTACCGTTTTGGCTGGGGACCTCTAATGGTCGGCGTCACGTTGACACTTAGCGGTGTTCTGCAGTCCATCGTGCAAGGATTTCTGGTCAAACCAATCGTGGGTGCCATGGGCGAGAACCGGGCGCTGATATTCTCGCTTGGCTGCGGAACTTTAGGCCTCACGCTGTTTGCGCTCGCTCCTACCGGCTACTGGTTCTGGGCCGTTATGCCCATAACGGCGCTATGGGGCGCGGCGCGGCCAGCTTTGCAATCACTGCTTTCCGGTGCGGTCGATGCGCGCGAGCAAGGTCGGCTGCAAGGCACGGTAACGAGCATTTCAAGCCTTGCTGGAATCGTTGGCGCGATAGTCTTCCCCATCGTGCTTGCTATCGTGACCGCATCCGAGCGTCACGATGTCTGGGCCGGCGCGACGTTCTTCATCGCTGCGGCTGCTGCAGGCGTGGGTTTGCTACTCGCGTATCGGGTGGTCAGACGTTAA
- a CDS encoding DinB family protein — MKPTSTIAHLFGHNLWANLRLIDACAALNPEQLNTKPPGVFASIRDSLEHVVRSEESYFSLISTGQRPHRPEEPPPMTIEEMKESAITTGRGLLALAPSIDIVDSVQIDWGGPIREVPKMVILTQVINHATEHRAEVITILIQLGIQPPALDSWTYFDQGTVQV; from the coding sequence ATGAAGCCTACAAGCACGATCGCGCATCTTTTCGGTCACAACCTTTGGGCAAACCTGCGTTTAATCGATGCATGCGCGGCGCTGAATCCAGAGCAGCTGAATACCAAGCCTCCCGGCGTCTTCGCATCTATACGAGATTCCCTCGAGCATGTGGTGCGGTCGGAAGAATCGTACTTCTCGCTCATCAGCACCGGCCAGCGGCCTCATCGTCCCGAAGAGCCACCGCCAATGACGATTGAGGAGATGAAGGAAAGCGCAATTACGACCGGAAGGGGTCTTCTAGCCTTGGCTCCTTCGATCGACATCGTCGATTCGGTGCAGATCGATTGGGGTGGACCCATTCGGGAGGTGCCTAAGATGGTCATTCTTACCCAGGTTATCAATCACGCAACCGAGCACCGTGCTGAAGTAATCACCATACTCATTCAGCTGGGTATCCAGCCGCCAGCGCTGGACAGCTGGACCTACTTTGACCAGGGGACCGTGCAAGTGTGA
- a CDS encoding NAD(P)-dependent alcohol dehydrogenase — protein sequence MNIEAYELVASNAGFKGLRRTERPKPIPGPGQVLVRLRAASLNSRDLAIAGNRYFPVPVMRNTIPLSDGAGEVEAIGDSVRRFAPGDRVVAAFKQAAGSLGVPLDGTLTQYAVFSETGLLPIPENLSFEEAATLPVAAVTAWNAICGGRPIRAGECVLTLGVGGVAIFALQIAKTCGARVIVVSSDDRKLEKSREIGADEVINRVRHPQWASAVLELTGGAGVEKVVELFGAETLEQSYQAVAAGGEIALVSGSKRRDIMGLEPHPLIWKSATLRGVACGNTDHFERVNALISHHKLTPIIDSVYSFQDAELAYQSMHENRHVGKIVIVIQE from the coding sequence GTGAACATCGAGGCCTATGAGCTGGTGGCAAGCAACGCCGGATTTAAGGGCTTGCGCCGGACCGAACGCCCGAAGCCCATCCCTGGACCTGGGCAGGTGCTCGTTCGTCTGCGCGCGGCATCTCTGAATTCACGCGACCTCGCAATTGCCGGCAATCGGTACTTCCCCGTCCCTGTCATGCGGAACACGATTCCGTTGTCGGACGGTGCGGGTGAGGTTGAAGCGATCGGAGATTCGGTACGACGATTTGCGCCGGGGGACCGGGTCGTCGCAGCTTTCAAGCAGGCCGCAGGCTCACTCGGCGTGCCGCTGGATGGGACTCTTACGCAGTACGCAGTGTTCAGTGAAACCGGCTTGCTGCCGATTCCCGAGAACCTGAGCTTCGAGGAGGCGGCGACCTTACCGGTAGCCGCCGTGACTGCCTGGAACGCTATATGCGGAGGAAGACCCATTCGCGCTGGCGAGTGCGTGCTCACGTTGGGAGTCGGTGGGGTCGCGATCTTCGCTTTACAGATAGCGAAGACATGCGGCGCCCGCGTGATTGTTGTGTCCAGCGATGACAGGAAGCTTGAAAAATCAAGAGAGATAGGAGCAGACGAAGTCATCAATCGCGTCCGGCATCCGCAATGGGCCTCCGCCGTGCTCGAGTTGACCGGCGGCGCGGGCGTTGAAAAGGTCGTAGAACTATTTGGTGCCGAGACGCTCGAACAGTCCTACCAGGCCGTGGCGGCAGGTGGAGAGATTGCTCTGGTCTCGGGTTCCAAGAGAAGAGACATCATGGGTTTGGAGCCTCACCCCCTTATCTGGAAGTCGGCGACACTTCGCGGCGTCGCATGCGGGAATACAGATCATTTTGAGAGGGTTAATGCCCTAATATCACACCACAAGCTCACTCCAATAATCGATTCCGTCTACTCGTTTCAAGATGCGGAATTGGCCTACCAGAGCATGCATGAGAATCGACACGTAGGAAAAATAGTCATCGTGATTCAGGAGTAG
- a CDS encoding radical SAM protein translates to MAEIIEKIPVAPDHYGWARFPETEKRIEYGRFRNVYLYITEVCQLRCSHCYMGERLDLARVMPLEKVRKTLALWRQMGGSKLTLLGGEPTTHPQFRECVQAAYELGYEKVIITTNGLGPARRTFLNLDPSLFNYIQISLDGGSKETHDRVRGPGTFKYAVETSKTLAAAGYDVRFICTVSKNNVADCLDLIALADETGVTLVKYHVFSTIGTGKGDEGAALTPVEWVEFCDALKQQQGRSKCQIWYQPTYVRVSEVQKYYDEGYRGCIGRTMDRISIFPDGRCYVCSYLFDTDFQFCTMDEDGIRVNPGTNEFTLFAQALSRPSCGSCKSPASCCGGCPAEKYAMGAASCEAYPDIVPICRLWKSDAV, encoded by the coding sequence ATGGCGGAGATCATAGAAAAAATTCCTGTGGCACCCGACCACTACGGATGGGCCAGATTCCCTGAGACAGAGAAACGCATCGAGTATGGACGCTTCCGCAACGTCTATCTCTACATTACTGAAGTCTGCCAGCTCAGATGCAGTCATTGTTACATGGGGGAGCGCCTTGACCTTGCGCGTGTGATGCCACTAGAAAAGGTGCGAAAGACTCTCGCACTGTGGCGACAGATGGGCGGGAGCAAGTTGACTTTGCTGGGTGGCGAACCGACCACTCATCCGCAATTTCGGGAATGCGTCCAGGCGGCCTACGAACTCGGATACGAGAAGGTGATCATCACGACAAACGGCTTGGGTCCAGCCCGCAGAACATTCCTGAATCTAGATCCTTCGCTGTTCAATTACATCCAGATCAGCCTTGATGGGGGAAGTAAAGAGACGCACGACAGGGTCCGAGGGCCGGGCACGTTCAAGTACGCAGTTGAGACTTCAAAGACACTGGCTGCGGCTGGATACGACGTGCGCTTCATATGTACCGTAAGCAAGAACAACGTCGCAGACTGTTTGGATCTTATCGCGCTCGCGGATGAAACCGGCGTCACGTTGGTCAAGTACCACGTATTCTCGACGATCGGGACCGGAAAGGGGGACGAAGGTGCAGCGCTGACTCCCGTCGAATGGGTCGAGTTCTGCGACGCGCTCAAGCAGCAACAAGGTCGATCGAAGTGCCAGATCTGGTACCAGCCGACTTACGTACGGGTCAGCGAGGTCCAAAAATACTACGACGAAGGCTATCGAGGGTGCATCGGCAGGACGATGGACCGCATCTCGATATTCCCCGATGGTCGATGCTACGTATGCTCCTACCTCTTTGATACAGACTTTCAGTTTTGCACGATGGACGAGGACGGGATTAGGGTGAATCCCGGCACTAACGAGTTCACACTCTTTGCACAGGCACTGTCTCGGCCGAGCTGTGGCAGTTGTAAGTCTCCGGCATCCTGTTGCGGCGGCTGTCCAGCTGAGAAGTATGCAATGGGTGCCGCTTCCTGTGAGGCTTATCCCGATATTGTTCCCATATGTCGTCTGTGGAAGTCTGACGCCGTGTGA
- a CDS encoding NUDIX domain-containing protein, whose product MRPTPTIDLHLLLVDGPLACFSLRAGTGFEDGKFSLVAGHLEANETLSQGMQREAREEIGIEIASENLLLVHTMHNRSNSDRIAFFFRCTTWAGTPTNQEPHKCAELRWMDLGKLHEIDNVVDYIRFALQHVAKGIPYSEFGGWHVR is encoded by the coding sequence ATGAGGCCAACGCCGACAATTGATCTTCATTTGCTGCTCGTCGACGGCCCGCTCGCATGTTTCTCACTGCGTGCCGGAACGGGCTTTGAGGATGGCAAGTTCAGCCTAGTTGCGGGTCACCTCGAAGCAAACGAGACCCTGTCGCAGGGGATGCAGCGAGAGGCCCGTGAGGAGATTGGTATCGAAATCGCTAGCGAGAACCTGCTACTCGTACACACTATGCACAATCGCTCGAACAGCGATCGAATCGCGTTTTTCTTTAGGTGCACCACATGGGCCGGGACGCCGACCAACCAGGAGCCGCATAAATGCGCAGAGCTCAGATGGATGGATCTGGGGAAGCTACACGAGATCGATAACGTGGTCGATTACATTCGATTCGCGCTACAGCACGTTGCAAAGGGAATACCCTACTCAGAATTTGGTGGCTGGCATGTTCGATGA
- a CDS encoding TniQ family protein — MDAPGRLGISGARGVREMRWPLPIEPQEDELLSSFLVRAAQRHGLAPYRFCAFHFPSIPIWNRDIDRSASDTLLAAIAVKSGLALARVVQMTLRGAEAGLRGGVTRGPAPWINRIGIYHRLRRGWGLQYCPDCLADRPVFCLDWRMSFMVACSRHRRLLQDACPHCDAPLAIHRQMLSVRRCQLCSRMLGRTPQDPSVPIGAVIQAQSYLDRALNGGIAEIGGQPVCREDLFHGSRVLASLLARRIHSPPDPAGRHARPLELARVQTRAEVVLLVIDVLASWPLEFKKIARDQNLTQRRFARESLPDWLRSAVEDLPAGRTRKVVPRKPHALRAKLEHERRRSTDWRATRAALLWQAISE, encoded by the coding sequence ATGGACGCGCCTGGGCGATTGGGAATCAGTGGCGCGCGTGGTGTGAGGGAGATGCGTTGGCCGCTGCCCATCGAGCCCCAGGAAGATGAGCTGCTGAGCTCTTTCCTGGTCAGGGCCGCACAGCGACACGGCCTGGCTCCATACCGCTTCTGCGCATTTCACTTTCCCAGTATTCCGATCTGGAACCGAGATATCGATCGTTCTGCATCGGACACACTGCTCGCCGCGATCGCGGTCAAGTCGGGGCTTGCGTTGGCGCGTGTGGTGCAGATGACACTCCGCGGCGCAGAGGCCGGGTTGAGAGGGGGCGTGACACGCGGACCGGCTCCCTGGATCAATCGGATCGGCATCTACCATCGCCTGCGACGGGGCTGGGGCCTGCAATACTGCCCCGATTGCCTGGCAGACCGGCCGGTCTTTTGCCTAGACTGGCGCATGTCCTTCATGGTGGCATGCAGCCGCCATCGGCGGCTCCTGCAGGACGCCTGTCCCCATTGCGATGCGCCGCTGGCCATTCACCGGCAGATGCTCTCGGTGAGGCGGTGTCAGCTCTGCAGTCGCATGCTGGGAAGGACGCCGCAAGATCCGAGCGTACCGATCGGCGCGGTAATCCAAGCGCAGTCCTACCTTGATCGTGCCCTGAATGGTGGCATTGCGGAGATTGGCGGTCAGCCCGTCTGTCGTGAAGACCTGTTCCACGGCAGCCGGGTGTTAGCCAGCCTGCTGGCGCGCCGCATACACTCGCCGCCTGATCCTGCCGGTCGTCACGCTCGGCCATTGGAGCTGGCCCGCGTCCAAACCCGCGCCGAAGTGGTGCTGCTCGTTATCGATGTGTTGGCCAGCTGGCCGCTGGAATTCAAGAAGATCGCGCGTGACCAGAATTTGACGCAGCGACGTTTCGCACGGGAGTCGTTGCCGGACTGGTTGAGGTCAGCGGTAGAGGACCTGCCGGCGGGGAGGACGCGTAAGGTAGTTCCGAGGAAGCCCCACGCGCTGCGAGCGAAGCTGGAGCACGAACGGCGTCGCAGTACTGATTGGCGGGCCACACGCGCGGCACTGCTGTGGCAGGCGATCAGCGAATGA
- a CDS encoding TniB family NTP-binding protein, with amino-acid sequence MTRYSHLTPAVAQALELPKEERITFCQTDRWIGYTRATQILDQLDQLLAYPRSLRMPNLLVVGRSGNGKSSIIEHFTNRHPVQMTESGSPIAPILCVEMPETPDETEFWSTLLWALAISHREKDPASIKKRQAKSVLQYASVRLLVIDEFNNLTNAGKAAGDLLAAIKGLSNELKISIVAAGTQAAINALNSDPQMKSRFEPTALDRWKLNGEYLRFLASYEQLLPLAEPSQLASRELAPKLYGMAGDTIGGTVKLLKAASAHAIKAGVERITASVLDDLGWTRLGDWESVARVV; translated from the coding sequence ATGACGCGATACAGCCACCTCACCCCGGCCGTTGCGCAGGCTCTGGAGCTGCCAAAGGAGGAGCGAATCACGTTCTGCCAAACCGATCGTTGGATTGGCTACACCCGGGCGACGCAAATCCTTGACCAACTGGATCAGCTGCTGGCCTATCCACGAAGCCTGCGGATGCCAAACCTCCTGGTGGTCGGGCGTAGCGGCAACGGCAAGAGTTCGATCATCGAGCACTTCACCAATCGACATCCTGTGCAGATGACGGAGTCGGGTTCGCCGATCGCACCGATCCTGTGCGTCGAGATGCCAGAAACGCCGGACGAGACCGAGTTCTGGTCGACGTTGCTTTGGGCGCTGGCCATCTCGCATCGCGAAAAGGATCCCGCATCGATCAAGAAGCGGCAGGCTAAGTCCGTCCTTCAATATGCCAGCGTGCGCCTACTGGTGATTGATGAGTTCAACAATCTCACCAACGCGGGCAAGGCCGCCGGCGATCTGTTGGCCGCCATCAAGGGGCTCAGCAACGAGTTGAAGATCTCGATCGTGGCAGCCGGCACGCAAGCGGCGATCAACGCACTGAACTCCGATCCGCAGATGAAATCGCGTTTTGAACCGACGGCGCTGGATCGGTGGAAGCTCAACGGCGAGTACTTGCGGTTCCTGGCCAGCTACGAGCAACTGCTGCCGCTCGCTGAGCCGTCGCAGCTGGCCAGTCGCGAACTGGCCCCGAAGCTCTACGGTATGGCCGGGGACACCATTGGCGGCACCGTGAAGTTGCTCAAGGCCGCATCGGCGCACGCCATCAAGGCTGGCGTGGAGCGCATCACCGCCTCTGTCTTGGATGATTTGGGATGGACGCGCCTGGGCGATTGGGAATCAGTGGCGCGCGTGGTGTGA
- a CDS encoding DDE-type integrase/transposase/recombinase: protein MSGISKAFFRAEPGQLVRHGDRRFRITHLLSVDSVLAVDLESHESQRLRVESITPLPPDRDGESKADLERDLAHYSKEEWAEAQRRFSAIKPLLENPLRTRAMAEKLAEKERIHASTLYKWLKLYQAAGHVSALVPGKRGRKSGTILLRDEQEKVISSAIEDVYLSKQRHNKQDVVDEVIRRCRLAKIDAPSSNTIRNRIAALEPAQTLRRRGFRDVARNRYEAIQGAFPGANHPLSVVQIDHTEADIILVDEVHRRPVGRPWITLAIDVYSRIVAGIYVTFEKPAAISVGMCLAHAICPKREYLAELGVGGEWPVWGAMSAVHSDNGKEFRGQMLKRACEEYGIDLQWRPVTLPHFGGHIERLMGTMANQLRKLPGATFSNPQQRRGYNSEAMAALTLKEFENHLVDFIVNVYHQRVHSELGMSPKTKWSLGILGDANSTGTGMFPMPEDALRIHLDFMPFFHRSVQQYGIQIDNISYYDPVLDPYVSAMDPDNVRAKREFLIRRDPRDISKVYFLDPKDGRYTALPYRNIGYPAMSAWELREVQARLKAEGRRGVDENLIFEALERMRSKVAEAKKKSKAARRQATRNPATAKHFVPKPQAPPSVSHLSAPTSTIEPDPFDEPIRPFDEVSLVR, encoded by the coding sequence ATGAGCGGCATTTCCAAGGCATTCTTTCGCGCCGAACCGGGCCAGCTAGTGAGACATGGCGATCGGCGCTTTCGCATCACCCACCTGCTATCTGTCGACAGCGTCCTTGCGGTCGATCTTGAAAGTCATGAAAGCCAACGCTTGCGGGTGGAGTCGATCACGCCGCTACCTCCGGATAGGGACGGCGAATCCAAGGCGGACCTTGAGCGCGATCTGGCCCACTACAGCAAGGAAGAATGGGCAGAAGCCCAGCGGCGTTTCTCGGCGATCAAACCGCTGCTAGAGAACCCGCTACGGACACGCGCGATGGCCGAGAAGCTCGCCGAGAAGGAGCGCATCCACGCGTCCACGCTGTACAAGTGGTTGAAGCTGTATCAGGCCGCAGGACACGTGTCGGCGCTGGTCCCGGGGAAACGCGGCCGCAAGAGCGGCACGATCTTGCTTCGGGATGAGCAGGAAAAAGTGATCAGCTCTGCCATCGAAGACGTATACCTGAGTAAGCAGCGCCACAACAAACAGGACGTCGTTGATGAAGTCATTCGACGTTGCCGTTTGGCCAAGATCGATGCGCCCAGTTCGAACACGATTCGAAACCGCATTGCCGCGCTTGAACCTGCCCAGACACTCCGCCGCCGCGGATTTCGAGATGTGGCGCGTAATCGCTACGAGGCAATCCAAGGTGCCTTCCCGGGGGCAAACCACCCGCTTTCCGTAGTCCAGATCGACCACACCGAGGCGGACATCATCCTAGTAGATGAGGTCCATCGCCGGCCCGTTGGACGTCCTTGGATCACGCTAGCAATCGATGTGTACAGCCGCATTGTCGCGGGCATCTACGTCACCTTCGAGAAACCCGCAGCGATCTCAGTAGGCATGTGCCTGGCGCATGCGATCTGCCCCAAGCGGGAATATCTGGCCGAGCTCGGCGTTGGCGGTGAGTGGCCCGTGTGGGGCGCGATGAGCGCGGTCCACAGCGATAACGGCAAGGAGTTCCGGGGCCAGATGCTCAAGCGGGCCTGCGAGGAGTACGGCATCGACCTGCAATGGCGTCCGGTCACGCTTCCGCACTTTGGCGGCCACATCGAGCGGCTGATGGGCACCATGGCCAATCAGCTCCGCAAGCTGCCGGGGGCAACCTTCTCCAACCCCCAACAGCGCCGCGGCTACAACTCCGAAGCCATGGCAGCACTGACGCTTAAGGAGTTCGAGAACCATCTGGTTGACTTCATCGTCAACGTCTATCACCAACGTGTACATTCCGAACTTGGCATGTCTCCCAAGACTAAGTGGAGCCTGGGCATCCTGGGCGATGCGAACTCCACAGGTACCGGCATGTTCCCGATGCCGGAAGATGCGCTGCGGATCCATCTGGACTTCATGCCTTTTTTCCATCGCTCCGTGCAGCAATACGGCATCCAGATCGACAACATCAGCTACTACGATCCGGTGCTGGATCCCTACGTCAGCGCTATGGATCCGGACAACGTCAGGGCCAAACGCGAATTCCTGATCCGACGGGATCCGCGTGACATCAGCAAGGTGTACTTCCTCGATCCGAAGGACGGGCGCTATACGGCCCTGCCGTATCGCAACATCGGCTATCCGGCTATGAGCGCCTGGGAGTTGAGAGAGGTGCAGGCACGACTGAAGGCTGAGGGGCGCCGTGGCGTGGATGAGAACCTGATCTTTGAGGCCCTGGAGCGTATGCGCTCGAAGGTCGCCGAAGCCAAGAAAAAGAGTAAAGCCGCGAGGCGACAAGCAACTCGCAACCCGGCCACGGCCAAGCATTTCGTTCCAAAACCCCAAGCGCCCCCTTCTGTCTCACACCTGTCGGCGCCAACGTCCACGATCGAGCCGGATCCGTTCGATGAGCCTATCCGACCCTTCGATGAGGTCTCGCTCGTCCGATGA
- a CDS encoding TnsA endonuclease N-terminal domain-containing protein, which produces MSSDTPVRELRTNRRSLTGRLTLGDGGVAVFESSLERDWLLALDFDPRVQAIQVQPFSLRYQHEGATRRYTPDVRADYALGSHVITMVYEVKPARELHANWSAYRPRFKAAVGYCREHGWRFKLVTERHIRTALLDNARFLRRYRALLDQDLFLQQLLYTLRALGTTTPQALLAAAYWSEESRMAALPMLWKLIATRRVSADLQVPLTMSAPIWLPGRGA; this is translated from the coding sequence CTGAGTTCTGACACCCCTGTACGCGAGCTACGGACAAACCGGAGGAGCCTAACCGGGCGCCTAACTCTGGGCGATGGGGGGGTCGCCGTTTTCGAGTCTTCGCTGGAGCGCGACTGGCTGCTGGCGCTCGACTTCGACCCCCGCGTCCAAGCCATTCAGGTTCAACCTTTTTCCCTTCGCTACCAGCATGAAGGGGCGACGCGCCGCTACACGCCAGACGTGCGGGCTGACTACGCGCTGGGATCGCATGTAATCACTATGGTGTATGAGGTGAAGCCCGCCAGAGAACTGCACGCGAACTGGTCGGCGTACCGCCCGCGGTTCAAGGCCGCGGTCGGGTACTGCCGGGAACACGGCTGGCGTTTCAAGCTTGTGACGGAGCGGCACATCCGAACAGCGCTCCTAGATAACGCCAGGTTTCTGCGCCGCTATCGCGCACTGCTTGATCAGGATCTTTTCTTGCAGCAGTTGCTATACACGCTGCGAGCGCTCGGTACAACCACGCCACAGGCCCTCCTTGCAGCGGCTTACTGGTCCGAAGAGTCGCGGATGGCGGCGCTGCCCATGCTGTGGAAGCTCATCGCTACCCGTCGAGTCAGTGCTGATCTCCAGGTGCCGCTCACAATGAGCGCGCCGATTTGGCTGCCGGGAAGAGGCGCATGA
- a CDS encoding ATP-binding protein — MSVARVQGCQNSVAPLSSIPEAVASIRIPRSCHLLQSCSPEPGLAIDRVAAIIGSHSGSRPRPGEISLAHGGVLFLDELPEWGRAVLEVLREPLESGRIVISRAARQAEFPARFQLVAAMNPCPCGYAGDPAGRCRCTGEAIGRYRSRLSGPLLDRIDLHVEVPRLAQQVLLAPEGGGEPSARVRSRVAEARAVQHARSGADNALLAGPALRRHAALGASERRLLEQAAERLELSARACHRILRVARTIADLDRAAAIGQAHLAEAVSYRCLDRPVASAHS; from the coding sequence TTGTCCGTAGCTCGCGTACAGGGGTGTCAGAACTCAGTCGCGCCATTAAGCAGCATTCCGGAGGCAGTCGCTTCTATTCGCATACCACGGTCGTGTCATTTGTTGCAATCATGCTCGCCAGAGCCAGGCTTGGCAATAGATCGAGTCGCGGCAATAATTGGAAGTCACAGCGGCAGCCGGCCGCGACCGGGCGAGATCTCGCTGGCCCATGGCGGCGTCCTGTTCCTGGACGAGCTGCCCGAATGGGGAAGAGCGGTGCTGGAGGTGTTGCGCGAGCCGCTGGAGTCCGGCCGCATCGTGATCTCGCGGGCCGCCCGCCAGGCGGAGTTTCCGGCACGCTTCCAGCTGGTCGCGGCGATGAACCCCTGTCCCTGCGGCTATGCCGGCGATCCGGCAGGGCGCTGCCGCTGCACCGGCGAGGCCATCGGCCGCTACCGGTCGCGCCTGTCCGGCCCGCTGCTGGACCGCATCGACCTGCATGTCGAGGTACCGCGCCTTGCGCAGCAGGTCCTGCTGGCACCGGAGGGTGGCGGCGAGCCGTCGGCCAGGGTGCGTTCGCGGGTGGCCGAGGCGCGGGCCGTGCAGCACGCGCGCAGCGGTGCCGACAACGCCCTCCTGGCCGGCCCCGCACTGCGCCGGCACGCCGCCCTGGGCGCCAGCGAACGACGCCTTCTGGAACAGGCCGCCGAGCGACTGGAACTGTCCGCCCGCGCCTGCCACCGCATCCTGCGGGTGGCACGCACGATCGCCGACCTCGACCGCGCTGCGGCGATCGGCCAGGCCCACCTGGCCGAAGCGGTCAGCTACCGCTGCCTGGACCGCCCGGTCGCGTCCGCCCATTCCTGA